The following proteins are co-located in the Rattus norvegicus strain BN/NHsdMcwi chromosome 19, GRCr8, whole genome shotgun sequence genome:
- the LOC134483582 gene encoding uncharacterized protein LOC134483582 isoform X2, with protein sequence MFARLCRRFGRVDVDREESRVKQTKPKEACRQTSSPENVLNKVQANEEEERLNRELELTTKERNELTDRLLYVTGGSMSKRFQHLIVS encoded by the exons atgtttgcccgtctttgtaggcgctttgggagagttgatgttgatagagaagagtctagagtgaagcaaacgaaacctaaag aggcctgcagacagacgtcatcccctgaaaatgtcctaaacaaggtgcaggccaacgaggaagaggagaggctgaatagagaactggagctaactaccaaggagagaaatgagctgacagatcgcctcctttatgtgacaggtggatccatgagcaagag